A single window of Bombus pascuorum chromosome 1, iyBomPasc1.1, whole genome shotgun sequence DNA harbors:
- the LOC132913220 gene encoding zinc transporter ZIP3-like isoform X3: MSPSEDNALIQRLTNTVHLLHEDDEHDHEDKNTSNILVAKGVTMAILCTVSIAMGILPMQVARRLKWNTSGVENPRSIKLVSLLLGFGGGVLFCTTFLHLLPEVKEGLEHLAADGKLPELNFSLAETLTCTGFFIMYLVEESVHTHLRKKQEHRKENSNKDVTKSTNELVENGQTLANCVSGHSHYNGHGHSHHLPVIMDEKDDFVISSLRGLLIVLGLSVHELFEGLAIGLESSASYVWYMFAAVAAHKFVIAFCIGLELIASNTRQYLSVIYVCTFAIVSPLGIAIGMFLVGEESAAANGILPVLLQGLASGTLLYVVFFEILQEHRTGLHQYISILFGFAVMFGLQILMKVTRWSCHLNVVHQWLVRVLSEKVIASLVD, from the exons atgtCTCCGTCAGAAGACAACGCACTTATACAAAGGCTAACGAATACCGTTCATTTGCTTCACGAAGATGATGAACATGATCACGAAGATAAAAACACGTCGAATATACTGGTCGCGAAAGGAGTCACGATGGCCATATTATGCACAGTAAGCATCGCCATGGGCATTCTACCAATGCAAGTGGCAAGGCGGTTGAAATGGAACACTTCCGGTGTTGAGAATCCTAG GTCAATAAAATTGGTAAGCTTACTTCTGGGATTCGGCGGTGGCGTTCTTTTCTGCACGACGTTTCTTCACTTGCTGCCGGAAGTGAAAGAAGGGTTAGAGCATCTTGCAGCAGACGGGAAACTTCCGGAACTCAATTTCTCTTTGGCTGAGACACTTACTTGTACTGG CTTTTTCATCATGTATTTGGTCGAAGAATCAGTACATACACATTtacgaaagaaacaagaacATAGAAAGGAAAATTCGAATAAGGATGTTACCAAGAGTACCAACGAGTTGGTTGAAAATGGACAAACATTGGCAAATTGCGTCAGTGGGCACTCACACTA CAACGGGCACGGTCATTCGCATCACCTGCCTGTCATAATGGATGAAAAGGACGACTTCGTTATAAGTTCACTACGAGGATTATTAATAGTTCTGGGTTTATCCGTGCATGAATTATTCGAAGGGCTCGCTATCGGTCTAGAAAGTTCAGCCTCCTACGTTTG GTATATGTTTGCGGCAGTGGCGGCTCACAAATTCGTGATAGCATTCTGCATTGGTTTGGAACTAATTGCTTCCAACACCAGGCAGTACCTTTCGGTGATCTACGTTTGTACATTCGCGATTGTTTCTCCTTTAGGGATTGCTATAGGAATGTTTTTAGTTGGTGAGGAAAGTGCAGCTGCCAATGGCATACTTCCAGTCCTACTTCAG GGTTTGGCGTCTGGTACTTTATTGTATGTagtatttttcgaaatactCCAAGAGCATAGAACTGGCCTCCATCAATACATATCGATCCTATTTGGGTTCGCTGTGATGTTTGGATTACAGATACTAA TGAAGGTAACTCGATGGTCTTGCCATTTAAACGTGGTTCACCAGTGGCTCGTGCGTGTGTTAAGTGAAAAAGTGATCGCATCGTTGGTGGATTGA
- the LOC132913220 gene encoding zinc transporter ZIP3-like isoform X4, with amino-acid sequence MSPSEDNALIQRLTNTVHLLHEDDEHDHEDKNTSNILVAKGVTMAILCTVSIAMGILPMQVARRLKWNTSGVENPRSIKLVSLLLGFGGGVLFCTTFLHLLPEVKEGLEHLAADGKLPELNFSLAETLTCTGFFIMYLVEESVHTHLRKKQEHRKENSNKDVTKSTNELVENGQTLANCVSGHSHYNGHGHSHHLPVIMDEKDDFVISSLRGLLIVLGLSVHELFEGLAIGLESSASYVWYMFAAVAAHKFVIAFCIGLELIASNTRQYLSVIYVCTFAIVSPLGIAIGMFLVGEESAAANGILPVLLQGLASGTLLYVVFFEILQEHRTGLHQYISILFGFAVMFGLQILSW; translated from the exons atgtCTCCGTCAGAAGACAACGCACTTATACAAAGGCTAACGAATACCGTTCATTTGCTTCACGAAGATGATGAACATGATCACGAAGATAAAAACACGTCGAATATACTGGTCGCGAAAGGAGTCACGATGGCCATATTATGCACAGTAAGCATCGCCATGGGCATTCTACCAATGCAAGTGGCAAGGCGGTTGAAATGGAACACTTCCGGTGTTGAGAATCCTAG GTCAATAAAATTGGTAAGCTTACTTCTGGGATTCGGCGGTGGCGTTCTTTTCTGCACGACGTTTCTTCACTTGCTGCCGGAAGTGAAAGAAGGGTTAGAGCATCTTGCAGCAGACGGGAAACTTCCGGAACTCAATTTCTCTTTGGCTGAGACACTTACTTGTACTGG CTTTTTCATCATGTATTTGGTCGAAGAATCAGTACATACACATTtacgaaagaaacaagaacATAGAAAGGAAAATTCGAATAAGGATGTTACCAAGAGTACCAACGAGTTGGTTGAAAATGGACAAACATTGGCAAATTGCGTCAGTGGGCACTCACACTA CAACGGGCACGGTCATTCGCATCACCTGCCTGTCATAATGGATGAAAAGGACGACTTCGTTATAAGTTCACTACGAGGATTATTAATAGTTCTGGGTTTATCCGTGCATGAATTATTCGAAGGGCTCGCTATCGGTCTAGAAAGTTCAGCCTCCTACGTTTG GTATATGTTTGCGGCAGTGGCGGCTCACAAATTCGTGATAGCATTCTGCATTGGTTTGGAACTAATTGCTTCCAACACCAGGCAGTACCTTTCGGTGATCTACGTTTGTACATTCGCGATTGTTTCTCCTTTAGGGATTGCTATAGGAATGTTTTTAGTTGGTGAGGAAAGTGCAGCTGCCAATGGCATACTTCCAGTCCTACTTCAG GGTTTGGCGTCTGGTACTTTATTGTATGTagtatttttcgaaatactCCAAGAGCATAGAACTGGCCTCCATCAATACATATCGATCCTATTTGGGTTCGCTGTGATGTTTGGATTACAGATACTAA